One Solanum pennellii chromosome 9, SPENNV200 DNA segment encodes these proteins:
- the LOC107031460 gene encoding protein transport protein SEC23-like isoform X1: MATEMAQTEPEGIDGVRMTWNSWPRTKVEASKCIIPIASSIQLLRPFPDLPTLPYAPLRCKTCSSILNPFCRVDFQALIWICPFCFQRNHFPQHYSGISETNVPAELYPQFTTIQYAIQNPGGHNSPPVYLFVLDTCMLDEELEFAKSALKRVIGLLPDYAMVGFISYGTQVQVHELGFSDMSKVFVFQGSKDLSKDQVLDQLGLGSISGRKVVGGGVGVNGGPNHGLTRFLLPASECEYTLDSLLDELSTDQWPLTPGNRASRCTGVALSVATGLLGACLAGAGARIVALVGGPCTEGPGAIVSKDLSEPVRSHKDLHKDAAPFFKKAVHFYEELAKQLVSHGHILDVFASALDQVGVAEMKIAIEKTGGQVVLAESFGHSVFKDSFKRVFEVGEQSLGLCFNATLEINCSKDIKIQGIIGPCTSLEKKGPAVSSTVTGEGNTTAWKLCGLDKNTCLTVFYDVSSSEKSDPSGNINPQLYIQFLTSYQSPDGQTKLRVTTITRRWLDAGVGTEDLVQGFDQEAAAVVMARLASYKMELEEDFDPTRWLDRNLIRLCSKFGEYRKDDPASFTLNPCFSLLPQFMFHLRRSQFLQVFNNSPDETAYFRMLLYRESISNAVVMIQPTLMAFSFNTLPSPALLDVASIAADRILLLDSYFSVVIFHGMTIAQWRNLGYQNQPEHQAFAHLLQVPHDEAQALIQERFPVPRLVVCDQHGSQARFLLAKLNPSATYNNANDMAAGSDVIFTDDVSLQVFFQHLQRLAVQSS, translated from the exons ATGGCGACTGAAATGGCACAAACAGAGCCAGAAGGCATCGATGGAGTTCGTATGACATGGAATTCTTGGCCAAGAACCAAAGTTGAAGCAAGCAAATGTATAATCCCAATTGCTTCTTCAATTCAATTGCTTCGTCCATTCCCTGATCTACCTACCCTACCTTACGCCCCCCTTCGTTGCAAAACTTGTTCATCAATCTTAAACCCCTTTTGTCGTGTTGATTTTCAAGCTTTAATTTGGATCTGTCCGTTTTGTTTCCAACGTAATCATTTCCCTCAGCATTATTCAGGAATTTCGGAAACGAATGTACCTGCTGAGCTTTATCCCCAATTTACTACTATTCAGTATGCGATTCAGAACCCTGGTGGTCATAATTCTCCACCTGTCTATTTGTTTGTGTTGGATACTTGTATGTTGGATGAAGAATTGGAGTTTGCTAAATCTGCATTGAAAAGGGTTATTGGACTTTTGCCTGATTATGCTATGGTTGGGTTTATTTCGTATGGTACACAGGTGCAGGTACATGAACTTGGGTTTTCGGATATGTCGAAGGTTTTTGTGTTTCAGGGTTCGAAGGACTTGTCGAAAGATCAAGTTTTGGATCAGTTAGGACTTGGTAGTATTAGTGGTAGGAaggttgttggtggtggtgttggGGTGAATGGTGGACCTAATCATGGGTTGACTAGGTTCTTGTTACCTGCTTCTGAGTGTGAGTATACACTTGATTcg TTGCTAGATGAATTGAGTACGGATCAATGGCCTCTGACACCGGGAAACAGAGCTTCGCGCTGCACTGGGGTGGCATTGAGTGTGGCAACTGGTCTGCTTGGTGCTTGTTTGGCTGGGGCAGGTGCTCGGATTGTTGCATTAGTTGGGGGTCCTTGCACTGAAGGACCTGGCGCG ATTGTGTCGAAGGATTTATCAGAACCTGTTCGTTCTCATAAAGATCTACACAAGGATGCTgcaccattttttaaaaaggctGTTCATTTCTACGAGGAACTCGCCAAGCAACTTGTCAGTCACGGTCACATCTTAGATGTTTTTGCTTCAGCACTTGACCAG GTTGGAGTTGCAGAGATGAAAATAGCTATTGAAAAGACTGGAGGACAAGTTGTTCTTGCTGAAAGCTTTGGGCATTCTGTTTTCAAAGATTCCTTCAAGCGTGTATTTGAAGTTGGTGAACAGTCTCTTGGGCTTTGCTTCAA TGCTACATTAGAGATCAACTGCTCCAAGGATATTAAAATTCAAGGGATAATTGGTCCTTGCACATCTCTTGAGAAG AAAGGACCTGCCGTCTCCAGCACAGTTACTGGTGAGGGTAATACTACAGCTTGGAAGCTCTGTGGTCTCGACAAAAACACTTGCTTGACAGTTTTCTATGATGTTTCATCTAGTGAGAAGTCAGATCCTTCAGGCAATATAAATCCACAATTGTACATACAGTTTCTTACAAG TTATCAGAGCCCTGATGGGCAAACAAAACTACGAGTTACAACCATTACTAGGAGATGGCTTGATGCTGGTGTTGGAACTGAG GACTTGGTGCAAGGATTTGATCAGGAAGCTGCTGCCGTAGTAATGGCTAGATTGGCTTCTTACAAAATGGAGCTAGAG GAAGATTTTGATCCCACAAGGTGGCTAGATCGGAATCTGATTCGCCTGTGTTCCAAGTTTGGCGAATATAGGAAGGATGATCCTGCCTCTTTCACTTTGAATCCCTGTTTTTCTCTGCTCCCTCAGTTCATGTTTCATTTGCGGCGATCACAATTTTTGCAA GTTTTCAATAATAGTCCCGACGAGACAGCATATTTCCGGATGCTGCTCTACCGAGAGAGTATAAGCAATGCTGTTGTCATGATTCAACCTACACTAATGGCATTTTCATTCAATACACTGCCTTCTCCAGCTTTACTGGATGTGGCATCAATTGCTGCTGATCGCATTCTTTTGTTGGATTCGTACTTCAGTGTTGTCATATTCCATGGAATGACAATAGCTCAATGGAGAAATTTGGGATACCAGAACCAGCCAGAGCATCAG GCATTTGCGCATCTACTCCAAGTTCCTCATGACGAGGCCCAAGCACTCATCCAGGAGAGGTTTCCTGTTCCTAGACTTGTAGTGTGTGATCAGCATGGTTCCCAG
- the LOC107031460 gene encoding protein transport protein SEC23-like isoform X2 translates to MATEMAQTEPEGIDGVRMTWNSWPRTKVEASKCIIPIASSIQLLRPFPDLPTLPYAPLRCKTCSSILNPFCRVDFQALIWICPFCFQRNHFPQHYSGISETNVPAELYPQFTTIQYAIQNPGGHNSPPVYLFVLDTCMLDEELEFAKSALKRVIGLLPDYAMVGFISYGTQVQVHELGFSDMSKVFVFQGSKDLSKDQVLDQLGLGSISGRKVVGGGVGVNGGPNHGLTRFLLPASECEYTLDSLLDELSTDQWPLTPGNRASRCTGVALSVATGLLGACLAGAGARIVALVGGPCTEGPGAIVSKDLSEPVRSHKDLHKDAAPFFKKAVHFYEELAKQLVSHGHILDVFASALDQVGVAEMKIAIEKTGGQVVLAESFGHSVFKDSFKRVFEVGEQSLGLCFNATLEINCSKDIKIQGIIGPCTSLEKKGPAVSSTVTGEGNTTAWKLCGLDKNTCLTVFYDVSSSEKSDPSGNINPQLYIQFLTSYQSPDGQTKLRVTTITRRWLDAGVGTEDLVQGFDQEAAAVVMARLASYKMELEEDFDPTRWLDRNLIRLCSKFGEYRKDDPASFTLNPCFSLLPQFMFHLRRSQFLQVFNNSPDETAYFRMLLYRESISNAVVMIQPTLMAFSFNTLPSPALLDVASIAADRILLLDSYFSVVIFHGMTIAQWRNLGYQNQPEHQAFAHLLQVPHDEAQALIQERFPVPRLVVCDQHGSQARFLLAKLNPSATYNNANDMAAGSDVIFTDDNSSKIHL, encoded by the exons ATGGCGACTGAAATGGCACAAACAGAGCCAGAAGGCATCGATGGAGTTCGTATGACATGGAATTCTTGGCCAAGAACCAAAGTTGAAGCAAGCAAATGTATAATCCCAATTGCTTCTTCAATTCAATTGCTTCGTCCATTCCCTGATCTACCTACCCTACCTTACGCCCCCCTTCGTTGCAAAACTTGTTCATCAATCTTAAACCCCTTTTGTCGTGTTGATTTTCAAGCTTTAATTTGGATCTGTCCGTTTTGTTTCCAACGTAATCATTTCCCTCAGCATTATTCAGGAATTTCGGAAACGAATGTACCTGCTGAGCTTTATCCCCAATTTACTACTATTCAGTATGCGATTCAGAACCCTGGTGGTCATAATTCTCCACCTGTCTATTTGTTTGTGTTGGATACTTGTATGTTGGATGAAGAATTGGAGTTTGCTAAATCTGCATTGAAAAGGGTTATTGGACTTTTGCCTGATTATGCTATGGTTGGGTTTATTTCGTATGGTACACAGGTGCAGGTACATGAACTTGGGTTTTCGGATATGTCGAAGGTTTTTGTGTTTCAGGGTTCGAAGGACTTGTCGAAAGATCAAGTTTTGGATCAGTTAGGACTTGGTAGTATTAGTGGTAGGAaggttgttggtggtggtgttggGGTGAATGGTGGACCTAATCATGGGTTGACTAGGTTCTTGTTACCTGCTTCTGAGTGTGAGTATACACTTGATTcg TTGCTAGATGAATTGAGTACGGATCAATGGCCTCTGACACCGGGAAACAGAGCTTCGCGCTGCACTGGGGTGGCATTGAGTGTGGCAACTGGTCTGCTTGGTGCTTGTTTGGCTGGGGCAGGTGCTCGGATTGTTGCATTAGTTGGGGGTCCTTGCACTGAAGGACCTGGCGCG ATTGTGTCGAAGGATTTATCAGAACCTGTTCGTTCTCATAAAGATCTACACAAGGATGCTgcaccattttttaaaaaggctGTTCATTTCTACGAGGAACTCGCCAAGCAACTTGTCAGTCACGGTCACATCTTAGATGTTTTTGCTTCAGCACTTGACCAG GTTGGAGTTGCAGAGATGAAAATAGCTATTGAAAAGACTGGAGGACAAGTTGTTCTTGCTGAAAGCTTTGGGCATTCTGTTTTCAAAGATTCCTTCAAGCGTGTATTTGAAGTTGGTGAACAGTCTCTTGGGCTTTGCTTCAA TGCTACATTAGAGATCAACTGCTCCAAGGATATTAAAATTCAAGGGATAATTGGTCCTTGCACATCTCTTGAGAAG AAAGGACCTGCCGTCTCCAGCACAGTTACTGGTGAGGGTAATACTACAGCTTGGAAGCTCTGTGGTCTCGACAAAAACACTTGCTTGACAGTTTTCTATGATGTTTCATCTAGTGAGAAGTCAGATCCTTCAGGCAATATAAATCCACAATTGTACATACAGTTTCTTACAAG TTATCAGAGCCCTGATGGGCAAACAAAACTACGAGTTACAACCATTACTAGGAGATGGCTTGATGCTGGTGTTGGAACTGAG GACTTGGTGCAAGGATTTGATCAGGAAGCTGCTGCCGTAGTAATGGCTAGATTGGCTTCTTACAAAATGGAGCTAGAG GAAGATTTTGATCCCACAAGGTGGCTAGATCGGAATCTGATTCGCCTGTGTTCCAAGTTTGGCGAATATAGGAAGGATGATCCTGCCTCTTTCACTTTGAATCCCTGTTTTTCTCTGCTCCCTCAGTTCATGTTTCATTTGCGGCGATCACAATTTTTGCAA GTTTTCAATAATAGTCCCGACGAGACAGCATATTTCCGGATGCTGCTCTACCGAGAGAGTATAAGCAATGCTGTTGTCATGATTCAACCTACACTAATGGCATTTTCATTCAATACACTGCCTTCTCCAGCTTTACTGGATGTGGCATCAATTGCTGCTGATCGCATTCTTTTGTTGGATTCGTACTTCAGTGTTGTCATATTCCATGGAATGACAATAGCTCAATGGAGAAATTTGGGATACCAGAACCAGCCAGAGCATCAG GCATTTGCGCATCTACTCCAAGTTCCTCATGACGAGGCCCAAGCACTCATCCAGGAGAGGTTTCCTGTTCCTAGACTTGTAGTGTGTGATCAGCATGGTTCCCAG
- the LOC107029629 gene encoding peptidyl-prolyl cis-trans isomerase FKBP62-like, whose amino-acid sequence MDEDFEFPVSSNNAAAEEMDMDMGMGMDDIDVPEPDPVMKVDEEKEIGKSGIKKKLLKEGEGWEHPSKGDDVEVHYVGTLLDGTQFDSSRDRGTPFKFKLGEGQVIKGWDEGIKTMKKGEKALFTIPPDMAYGESGSPPTIPTNATLQFEVELLSWISIKDICKDGGIFKKILVEGEGWQNPKDLDEVSVKYEARLEDGTVVSKSDGVEFTVEDGYFCPALSKAVKTMKKGEKVLLIVKPQYAFGQTGKVGSREEGGVPPNATLQINLELISWRIVSEVTNDKKVLKRILKEGEGYERPNDGALVKVKLIGKLQDGTVFVKKGHNEEEPFEFKIDEEQVVDGLDKAVKKMKKGEIALITIQPEYAFGAFDSPQDLAVVPGNSIVYYEVELVSFVKEKESWDMSTQEKIEAAGKKKEEGNVLFKAGKYVRASKRYEKAVSLIEYESSFSDDEKQQAKLLKVSSNLNNAACKLKLKEHKETAKLCSKVLEIDSKNVKALYRRAQAYIQLVDLDLAELDIKKALEIDPDNRDVKFEYKVLKEKIKEYNKKDAQFYGNIFAKMNKLEQSGGAKNEAAPMTIDSKA is encoded by the exons ATGGATGAGGATTTTGAGTTTCCTGTATCTTCTAACAATGCTGCTGCTGAAGAAATGGATATGGATATGGGGATGGGGATGGATGATATTGATGTCCCTGAACCCGACCCGGTtatgaaggttgatgaagagAAGGAGATTGGGAAAAGTGGGATAAAAAAGAAGCTTTTGAAAGAAGGTGAAGGTTGGGAGCATCCTAGTAAAGGAGATGATGTTGAAG TTCATTATGTGGGTACATTACTTGATGGAACTCAATTTGATTCAAGTCGTGATCGTGGCACCCCGTTCAAGTTTAAGCTTGGCGAAG gACAAGTGATTAAAGGGTGGGATGAAGGTATAAAGACAATGAAAAAAGGGGAGAAAGCTTTGTTCACTATACCTCCAGATATGGCATATGGTGAATCTGGATCCCCTCCAACTATTCCTACAAATGCCACTTTACAGTTTGAAGTGGAGTTGCTTTCTTGGATTAGTATCAAAGACATCTGCAAGGATGGTGGAATATTCAAGAAGATACTTGTCGAAGGAGAGGGATGGCAGAATCCAAAGGATCTTGATGAAGTGTCTG TTAAATACGAGGCTCGCCTTGAGGATGGAACGGTTGTATCAAAATCCGATGGAGTGGAATTCACTGTGGAAGATG GCTATTTCTGTCCTGCTTTGTCGAAAGCTGTTAAGACAATGAAGAAAGGAGAGAAAGTCTTACTGATAGTGAAGCCACAAT ATGCATTTGGACAGACGGGTAAAGTGGGAAGCAGAGAAGAAGGTGGGGTCCCACCAAATGCCACCCTtcaaataaatcttgaattgaTTTCTTGGAGGATTGTCTCTGAAGTAACAAATGACAAGAAGGTTTTGAAGAGGATTTTGAAGGAAGGAGAGGGCTATGAACGCCCAAATGACGGTGCTCTTGTGAAAG TGAAATTGATCGGAAAACTTCAGGACGGAACTGTTTTTGTAAAGAAAGGACATAATGAGGAGGAGCCATTTGAGTTTAAGATAGATGAAG AACAAGTAGTTGATGGACTAGATAAAGCggtgaaaaaaatgaagaagggCGAAATTGCTCTGATAACAATTCAACCAGAGTATGCATTTGGTGCATTCGATTCTCCTCAAGACTTAGCTGTTGTTCCTGGCAACTCGATCGTGTATTATGAAGTTGAGTTGGTGTCATTTGTGAAG GAGAAGGAATCCTGGGATATGAGTACTCAGGAAAAAATTGAAGCTGCAGGAAAGAAAAAGGAGGAAGGAAATGTATTGTTCAAGGCCGGGAAGTATGTGAGAGCATCGAAGAGATACGAAAAG GCTGTGAGCTTGATCGAGTATGAATCCTCGTTCAGTGACGATGAGAAGCAGCAAGCTAAACTTCTAAAAGTTAGTTCCAATCTGAACAATGCCGCGTGCAAGCTGAAACTGAAGGAACACAAAGAAACAGCAAAACTCTGTTCTAAAGTCTTGGAGATTGACagtaaaaatgtcaaagctcTATACAGAAGGGCTCAAGCTTACATACAACTCGTCGATTTGGACTTAGCAGAACTTGATATCAAGAAAGCACTTGAAATCGATCCAGATAACag GGATGTCAAGTTTGAATACAAAGTCTTGAAAGAAAAGATAAAGGAGTATAACAAGAAGGATGCTCAATTTTATGGCAATATTTTTGCAAAGATGAACAAATTAGAGCAA AGTGGAGGAGCAAAAAATGAGGCAGCACCAATGACTATAGATAGTAAGGCTTAA
- the LOC107030776 gene encoding glycine-rich cell wall structural protein-like encodes MASTRNLLIFGLLLAIVLISLQVGASSTQKENKASGDVQEAQLGGGGYPGNGRGGGYPGRGGNYPGRGGGRNGYPWRGCRYGCCRGFRYGKGCAKCCFTAHQTPDAVFEDDIKN; translated from the exons atggcTTCAACTAGAAATTTGCTCATTTTTGGTCTTTTACTTGCTATTGTCCTTATTTCTTTACAAGTGGGAGCTTCATCTACTCAAA AAGAAAACAAGGCGAGTGGTGATGTACAAGAAGCTCAGCTCGGAGGTGGTGGGTACCCGGGGAATGGACGCGGTGGGGGCTACCCTGGACGTGGTGGGAACTACCCTGGACGTGGAGGAGGTCGTAACGGATATCCATGGAGAGGTTGCAGATATGGTTGTTGCCGTGGGTTCCGTTATGGCAAGGGATGTGCAAAATGTTGTTTCACTGCTCATCAAACACCTGATGCTGTATTTGAAGATGATATCAAGAATTGA
- the LOC107031485 gene encoding acanthoscurrin-1-like, with translation MGLKAFILLTLVLAIFAIVTSHVAARELAESSTTTMENTKENEVNDAKYPGGGYGGYPGGGRGGYGGYPGGGRGRGGYGGYPGGGRGRGGYGGYPGGGRGRGGYGGYPGGGRGRGGYGGYPGGGRGRGGYGGYPGGGRGRGGYGGYPGGGRGRGGYGGYPGGGRGRGGYGGYPGGGRGRGRGGYGGGYCSYGCCERNYYGNGCNRCCYSKSEAMNKVTQAKPHN, from the exons ATGGGGTTAAAGGCTTTTATACTTCTAACCCTTGTTTTGGCTATTTTTGCAATTGTAACCTCACATGTTGCAGCTAGAGAATTGGCTGAGAGCTCCACTACTACTATGGAAAATA CAAAGGAAAATGAGGTAAATGATGCTAAATATCCTGGAGGAGGTTATGGAGGGTACCCTGGTGGTGGTCGTGGAGGTTATGGAGGGTATCCTGGTGGTGGTCGTGGACGTGGAGGTTATGGAGGGTACCCTGGTGGTGGTCGTGGACGTGGAGGTTATGGAGGGTACCCTGGTGGTGGTCGTGGACGTGGAGGTTATGGAGGGTACCCTGGTGGTGGTCGTGGACGTGGAGGTTATGGAGGGTACCCTGGTGGTGGTCGTGGACGTGGAGGTTATGGAGGGTACCCTGGTGGTGGTCGTGGACGTGGAGGTTATGGAGGGTACCCTGGTGGTGGTCGTGGACGTGGAGGTTATGGAGGGTACCCTGGTGGTGGTCGTGGACGTGGAGGTTATGGAGGGTACCCTGGTGGTGGTCGTGGACGTGGACGTGGAGGTTATGGAGGTGGATATTGCTCCTATGGTTGTTGTGAAAGGAATTACTATGGTAATGGTTGCAATAGGTGTTGTTACTCCAAAAGTGAAGCTATGAATAAAGTCACCCAAGCTAAGCCTCacaactaa
- the LOC107031487 gene encoding glycine-rich protein 3 short isoform-like, producing the protein MGLKLFILLTLALAIFVTLTSEVAARELVESSTNTVEINKSEMENEVNEAKFPGDGFGGGYGGFMGGGYGGYPGRWYGGGGYCRFGCCRRNFYGDGGCIRCCYPGES; encoded by the exons atgggatTAAAGTTATTTATCCTTTTAACCCTTGCTTTGGCTATTTTTGTAACTTTAACATCAGAGGTTGCTGCTAGGGAGTTGGTTGAGAGCTCCACCAATACTGTGGAAATTA ACAAATCCGAGATGGAAAATGAGGTAAATGAAGCTAAATTTCCAGGCGATGGATTCGGAGGAGGTTATGGAGGGTTCATGGGTGGTGGATATGGAGGGTACCCGGGGCGTTGGTATGGAGGAGGCGGATATTGTCGCTTTGGTTGCTGCCGGAGGAATTTCTATGGTGATGGTGGTTGCATTAGGTGTTGTTATCCTGGAGAAAGTTGA
- the LOC107031486 gene encoding glycine-rich cell wall structural protein-like has product MESKAFFLIVLAILLVITSKVTARELVEPKTSDTPNDGPKFIGGVQPGFGGGGYGGVFPGVGGGYGGYRGGGYPGGGYGGYPGGGYGGYPGGRRGYYGGYPRGGYGGFYPGGGYGGGVYPGGGWYGGFPRN; this is encoded by the exons atggaatcaAAAGCATTTTTCCTAATTGTTTTGGCTATTTTACTTGTGATAACATCAAAGGTTACAGCTAGGGAGTTGGTTGAAC CAAAAACATCCGATACGCCAAATGATGGCCCCAAATTTATAGGAGGTGTACAACCAGGATTCGGAGGAGGGGGGTATGGAGGAGTATTCCCCGGAGTAGGAGGAGGATATGGTGGATATCGTGGTGGTGGATACCCTGGTGGTGGATATGGTGGATATCCTGGTGGTGGATATGGTGGATATCCTGGTGGTCGACGCGGATACTATGGAGGTTATCCAAGAGGAGGATATGGTGGATTTTATCCCGGTGGTGGTTATGGTGGAGGAGTTTATCCTGGTGGTGGTTGGTATGGAGGATTTCCTcgcaactaa
- the LOC107029811 gene encoding elastin-like, with amino-acid sequence MGSKAFWLIVLAIILVTTSKVAARKLAQSSITSLKKGERSKTNDAKFLGGGFPGIGGLPTIGGGVLPGFGGLPKIGGGGHPGIGGLPTIGGGGLPGIGGLPGFGGPSGISGGALPGIGGLPGLGGPSGISGGALPGIGGLPKIGESPGIGALPKIGVPPGIGGLPKIGGPSGIGGAGLPGLGALPKIGGPSGIGGLPGIGTLPKIGGPPGIGGLPGIGPLPKIGGPPGIGGAGLPGLGALPKIGGLSGIGGLPGIGTLPKIGGPPGIGGLPGIGALPKIEGPPGIGGLPKIGGPSGIGGGGLPGFGLPGIGGKGVFKTERLP; translated from the exons atgggaTCGAAGGCATTTTGGCTAATTGTTTTGGCTATTATTCTTGTGACAACATCAAAGGTTGCAGCTAGGAAGTTGGCTCAGAGTTCCATCACTTCCTTGAAAAAGG GAGAGAGAAGTAAGACAAATGATGCCAAATTTCTCGGAGGAGGGTTTCCCGGAATCGGAGGACTTCCAACTATAGGTGGAGGGGTACTTCCCGGATTCGGAGGACTTCCAAAAATTGGAGGAGGAGGACATCCCGGAATAGGAGGACTTCCAACAATAGGAGGAGGAGGACTTCCCGGAATCGGAGGACTCCCTGGATTTGGAGGACCCTCAGGAATTAGTGGAGGAGCACTTCCAGGAATCGGAGGACTCCCTGGATTGGGAGGACCCTCGGGAATTAGTGGAGGAGCACTTCCAGGAATCGGAGGACTTCCAAAAATAGGAGAATCTCCAGGAATAGGAGCACTTCCTAAAATTGGAGTACCTCCAGGAATTGGAGGACTTCCCAAAATCGGAGGACCTTCGGGAATTGGAGGAGCAGGACTACCAGGATTAGGAGCACTTCCAAAAATCGGAGGACCTTCGGGAATTGGAGGACTTCCAGGAATAGGAACACTTCCAAAAATTGGAGGACCTCCTGGAATTGGAGGACTTCCAGGAATAGGACCACTTCCAAAAATTGGAGGACCTCCAGGAATTGGAGGAGCAGGACTACCAGGATTAGGAGCACTTCCAAAAATCGGAGGACTTTCGGGAATTGGAGGACTTCCAGGAATAGGAACACTTCCAAAAATTGGAGGACCTCCAGGAATTGGAGGACTTCCAGGAATAGGAGCACTTCCAAAAATTGAAGGACCTCCAGGAATTGGAGGACTCCCCAAAATCGGAGGACCTTCGGGAATTGGAGGAGGTGGACTTCCAGGATTTGGACTTCCTGGAATTGGAGGGAAAGGAGTTTTTAAAACTGAAAGACTTCCTTGa
- the LOC107030566 gene encoding prisilkin-39-like, giving the protein MGSKAFMIIVLAIFLVITSEVAARELAQRSTTSLDNEHANDAKLLGIGFQGYLGDGIGGLPGIGGLSRSGFGGVGFPWGGYGGDGGGRGYYGGYPRGGYGGFYPGIGYGGRGYPRGGWYGGLSRN; this is encoded by the exons ATGGGATCAAAGGCATTTATGATTATTGTTTTGGCTATTTTTCTTGTGATAACCTCAGAGGTTGCCGCTAGGGAGTTAGCTCAAAGATCCACTACTTCTTTGGATAACG AACATGCAAATGATGCCAAACTTCTAGGAATAGGATTTCAAGGATATTTAGGAGATGGAATAGGAGGACTTCCAGGAATAGGAGGACTTTCAAGATCAGGATTTGGAGGAGTCGGATTTCCATGGGGAGGATATGGTGGTGATGGTGGTGGTCGTGGATATTATGGTGGTTATCCAAGAGGAGGATATGGTGGATTTTATCCTGGAATTGGTTATGGTGGAAGAGGATACCCTAGAGGTGGTTGGTATGGAGGATTGTCTcgcaactaa
- the LOC107029740 gene encoding uncharacterized protein LOC107029740, protein MMGSKEFLFLGILLAIFAMISCETSMKWDDKNDEHHDGYNGIGGYSGDGRDEYNAGYNSQRDKYKSPSEEYKSRGDKYRPPYDKYKPPSDEYKNPRDKYNFPHDKYKPPRDEYKHAGDNYNPSRDKYKPPSEEYKSPDDKYKSPSDKYKSPGDKYRSPYDKYKPPSDEYKYPRDMYNSPHDKYKPPRDEYKHEGDNYNPSHDKYKPPSDDYKSPGDKYKSPDDEYKSPNDKYKPPNDKYKP, encoded by the exons atgatggGTTCCAAGGAATTTCTATTTCTTGGCATTCTTTTGGCTATTTTTGCAATGATAAGCTGTGAGACCT CAATGAAATGGGATGACAAGAATGATGAACACCATGATGGATATAATGGCATTGGCGGATATTCTGGTGATGGACGTGACGAATATAATGCTGGATATAACTCTCAACGTGATAAATATAAGTCTCCTAGTGAAGAATATAAGTCTCGAGGTGACAAATATAGACCCCCATATGACAAATACAAACCTCCTAGTGATGAGTACAAAAATCCACGTGACAAATATAACTTCCCACATGACAAATATAAGCCTCCTAGAGATGAATATAAACATGCAGGTGACAACTATAATCCCTCACGTGATAAATATAAGCCCCCAAGTGAGGAATACAAGTCTCCAGATGACAAATACAAATCCCCTAGTGACAAATACAAATCTCCAGGTGACAAATATAGATCCCCATATGATAAATACAAACCCCCTAGTGATGAGTACAAATATCCACGTGACATGTATAACTCCCCACATGACAAATATAAGCCTCCTAGAGATGAATATAAACATGAAGGTGACAACTATAATCCCTCACATGATAAATATAAACCCCCAAGTGACGATTACAAGTCTCCAGGTGACAAATACAAATCCCCTGACGATGAATACAAATCTCCAAATGACAAATATAAGCCCCCTAATGACAAATACAAGCCTTGA